The proteins below come from a single Acanthopagrus latus isolate v.2019 chromosome 4, fAcaLat1.1, whole genome shotgun sequence genomic window:
- the LOC119018611 gene encoding uncharacterized protein LOC119018611 isoform X1 — MYKIVDEMAAPVKLRVILGENDSQRLILQDGIPETIGELVQHIKRQCGVEDHFRLQFMDAEFGNEFTNLTSVLEIQDKSTLKLVFDSAPAASALPGGSPPPPCSTPATSWSGDDSSLSFSSLCDTDILSSPESTPSRSSGWPVVFVVPRFPYDCQLQLDKANAAFKESGTLLDPDVRLKTAILDSLAEEIVRYKVYPSDSEFEEVAEALVSSHPCLKEPGSATGYGGWKVSLKYKLANYRRKLKRLGCPEVELNSLTNKPADKCSPAYGVKKPRRAEVNYCPTYPSDESAETLEKIRETLLLEVKKRNNQGTVAAMMEKTFAHRRQEVIRDAPLIADFKTKWPALFCVRELTAEFKRITTVSLLPKFFSQLDALSSKLMKVFSKKGGGQGRKIKSIMIPITQTDAIDVRRECIIKALCVYLNEEPENLVKEYMNTDGESSEAAMMKTTFGIFVIRKEDAEPKDGPEDVGIILEGVQVLDELGNVPLAVGMLFALVYALNLSYPPELRYTFEALQKLIMELDGNRLSKKIQTLKTLLAR, encoded by the exons ATGTATAAG attGTTGATGAAATGGCTGCTCCAGTGAAGCTCAGAGTCATCCTTGGAGAAAACGATTCCCAGAGACTGATCCTGCAGGACGGAATCCCAGAGACTATTGGTGAACTTGTTCAGCACATTAAGAGGCAGTGTGGGGTAGAGGACCACTTCAGGCTGCAATTTATGGATGCTGAGTTTGGCAATGAATTCACCAACTTGACTTCAGTGTTAGAGATCCAGGACAAAAGTACCTTAAAGCTTGTCTTTGATTCAGCTCCCGCTGCCTCTGCCCTGCCTGGtggctccccacctccaccctgctccACTCCTGCCACATCATGGTCTGGTGATGACTCATCACTTTCATTTAGTAGCTTGTGTGACACAGACATCCTGTCTTCTCCTGAGTCCACCCCTTCAAGATCCTCTGGATggcctgttgtttttgttgtacccCGTTTCCCATATGATTGTCAGCTTCAGCTGGACAAGGCCAATGCGGCATTCAAAGAAAGTGGAACTTTATTGGATCCAGATGTTAGACTTAAAACTGCCATTCTTGACAGTTTAGCTGAGGAAATTGTTCGGTACAAAGTGTACCCCTCAGACAGTGAGTTTGAAGAGGTTGCTGAAGCCCTTGTGTCATCCCATCCATGTTTGAAAGAGCCAGGCTCTGCCACTGGATATGGTGGCTGGAAGGTGAGCTTAAAGTACAAACTTGCTAACTACCGGAGGAAGCTCAAGCGGCTTGGATGTCCAGAAGTTGAACTGAATTCGCTGACAAATAAACCTGCAGACAAATGCAGTCCTGCTTATGGTGTGAAGAAGCCCAGAAGAGCAGAAGTAAATTACTGCCCCACCTACCCATCTGATGAATCTGCAGAGACACTTGAAAAAATAAGAGAGACCCTGCTTTTAGAagtaaagaaaaggaacaatCAGGGCACAGTGGCGGCCATGATGGAGAAGACCTTTGCACACAGAAGGCAAGAGGTTATTCGTGATGCACCCTTGATTGCTGATTTCAAAACCAAATGGCCGGCTCTCTTCTGTGTACGCGAG CTAACTGCTGAATTCAAGAGGATTACAACCGTCAGTTTGCTGCCAAAGTTCTTCTCCCAACTGGATGCTCTATCTTCAAAGCTGATGAAGGTGTTTTCCAAGAAAGGGGGCGGTCAAGGAAGAAAGATCAAGAGCATCATGATACCCATCACCCAG ACCGATGCCATTGATGTCAGAAGAGAGTGCATCATCAAAGCCCTGTGTGTCTACTTAAATGAAGAGCCAGAGAACCTCGTGAAAGAATACATG AACACAGATGGTGAAAGCAGTGAAGCTGCGATGATGAAGACTACATTTGGAATATTTGTCATTCGCAAAGAAGATGCAGAGCCAAAAGATGGACCGGAAGATGTAGGTATCATTCTGGAGGGCGTGCAAGTTCTGGATGAGCTCGGAAACGTACCACTTGCCGTGGGAATGTTGTTCGCACTTGTATACGCGCTCAACCTCAGCTATCCACCAGAGCTGCGATACACCTTCGAAGCTTTGCAGAAGCTTATCATGGAGCTTGATGGAAACCGACTCtcaaaaaaaattcaaacactgaaaacactacTTGCACGTTAG
- the LOC119018611 gene encoding uncharacterized protein LOC119018611 isoform X2, with product MAAPVKLRVILGENDSQRLILQDGIPETIGELVQHIKRQCGVEDHFRLQFMDAEFGNEFTNLTSVLEIQDKSTLKLVFDSAPAASALPGGSPPPPCSTPATSWSGDDSSLSFSSLCDTDILSSPESTPSRSSGWPVVFVVPRFPYDCQLQLDKANAAFKESGTLLDPDVRLKTAILDSLAEEIVRYKVYPSDSEFEEVAEALVSSHPCLKEPGSATGYGGWKVSLKYKLANYRRKLKRLGCPEVELNSLTNKPADKCSPAYGVKKPRRAEVNYCPTYPSDESAETLEKIRETLLLEVKKRNNQGTVAAMMEKTFAHRRQEVIRDAPLIADFKTKWPALFCVRELTAEFKRITTVSLLPKFFSQLDALSSKLMKVFSKKGGGQGRKIKSIMIPITQTDAIDVRRECIIKALCVYLNEEPENLVKEYMNTDGESSEAAMMKTTFGIFVIRKEDAEPKDGPEDVGIILEGVQVLDELGNVPLAVGMLFALVYALNLSYPPELRYTFEALQKLIMELDGNRLSKKIQTLKTLLAR from the exons ATGGCTGCTCCAGTGAAGCTCAGAGTCATCCTTGGAGAAAACGATTCCCAGAGACTGATCCTGCAGGACGGAATCCCAGAGACTATTGGTGAACTTGTTCAGCACATTAAGAGGCAGTGTGGGGTAGAGGACCACTTCAGGCTGCAATTTATGGATGCTGAGTTTGGCAATGAATTCACCAACTTGACTTCAGTGTTAGAGATCCAGGACAAAAGTACCTTAAAGCTTGTCTTTGATTCAGCTCCCGCTGCCTCTGCCCTGCCTGGtggctccccacctccaccctgctccACTCCTGCCACATCATGGTCTGGTGATGACTCATCACTTTCATTTAGTAGCTTGTGTGACACAGACATCCTGTCTTCTCCTGAGTCCACCCCTTCAAGATCCTCTGGATggcctgttgtttttgttgtacccCGTTTCCCATATGATTGTCAGCTTCAGCTGGACAAGGCCAATGCGGCATTCAAAGAAAGTGGAACTTTATTGGATCCAGATGTTAGACTTAAAACTGCCATTCTTGACAGTTTAGCTGAGGAAATTGTTCGGTACAAAGTGTACCCCTCAGACAGTGAGTTTGAAGAGGTTGCTGAAGCCCTTGTGTCATCCCATCCATGTTTGAAAGAGCCAGGCTCTGCCACTGGATATGGTGGCTGGAAGGTGAGCTTAAAGTACAAACTTGCTAACTACCGGAGGAAGCTCAAGCGGCTTGGATGTCCAGAAGTTGAACTGAATTCGCTGACAAATAAACCTGCAGACAAATGCAGTCCTGCTTATGGTGTGAAGAAGCCCAGAAGAGCAGAAGTAAATTACTGCCCCACCTACCCATCTGATGAATCTGCAGAGACACTTGAAAAAATAAGAGAGACCCTGCTTTTAGAagtaaagaaaaggaacaatCAGGGCACAGTGGCGGCCATGATGGAGAAGACCTTTGCACACAGAAGGCAAGAGGTTATTCGTGATGCACCCTTGATTGCTGATTTCAAAACCAAATGGCCGGCTCTCTTCTGTGTACGCGAG CTAACTGCTGAATTCAAGAGGATTACAACCGTCAGTTTGCTGCCAAAGTTCTTCTCCCAACTGGATGCTCTATCTTCAAAGCTGATGAAGGTGTTTTCCAAGAAAGGGGGCGGTCAAGGAAGAAAGATCAAGAGCATCATGATACCCATCACCCAG ACCGATGCCATTGATGTCAGAAGAGAGTGCATCATCAAAGCCCTGTGTGTCTACTTAAATGAAGAGCCAGAGAACCTCGTGAAAGAATACATG AACACAGATGGTGAAAGCAGTGAAGCTGCGATGATGAAGACTACATTTGGAATATTTGTCATTCGCAAAGAAGATGCAGAGCCAAAAGATGGACCGGAAGATGTAGGTATCATTCTGGAGGGCGTGCAAGTTCTGGATGAGCTCGGAAACGTACCACTTGCCGTGGGAATGTTGTTCGCACTTGTATACGCGCTCAACCTCAGCTATCCACCAGAGCTGCGATACACCTTCGAAGCTTTGCAGAAGCTTATCATGGAGCTTGATGGAAACCGACTCtcaaaaaaaattcaaacactgaaaacactacTTGCACGTTAG